CTTCGGGGAACATCAGATGGATCAGGCCGAGATGGGTCTCGTTCAGAGGCATTTTATCGGTGAACCAGCGCGCCCCCTCGCGCAGGATGCCGGCCTGGCGGACGCGGGCGAGGTAGTGGTCGCGCAGGAGATCGAGCCCTTCGCGCTGGTCGCCCATCCAGAGTTCGCACAGCGCGTCCGGGTAGGTCAGGGGGCTCGCGAACAGGCGCTGGGCGAGGTGGGTGGCGTCGTTGATGAAGGGGAGTTCATCGCCGGCGGCGATGCGCGGATGAACCGAGAGGGTTTGTTCGATCAGCGTGGTGCCGGAGCGGGGGAAGCCGACGATGAAGATGGGTTGGGGCGTGTCGGTGCGGGTGGTGGCACGCGGCAGGGTGGCGAGCCGGCGTTCGGTGAAAAAGCCGCGCAGCCGGGCGGCCATGTCGCGGGCGGCATCGTCCAGGTAGCGGCGGGCGCCGAGTTCGAGGGCGCGGGATTTGCCGGCATCGTAGGCGGCGAAGGCTTCGGGGTAGCGGCCCAGACGGTCGAGCAGGCGGCCCTGTTCGGAGAGTTCGGCGGGACCGAGGCCGTTCCCTTCACCGAGGCGGGACAGACGGGCGAGTGCGGCTTCGGTTTCGCCCTGGCGGGCGAGCACGGTGGCGCGCGTCAGCGCGACGGCCTGGTTGCCGGGCGCGAGGGCTTCGGCCTGTTCGACCAGTTCGAGCGCACGGGGGAATTTGCGGTCGGCCTCCTCGGTCCGCGCCCAGCCGAGCACGGATTGCAGCACGGTCGGGTTGATGTCGAGCGAGCGGGCATAGAGGAGGCGGGCTTCCTCGATCCGTCCCTGGGTTTTGAGGTTCCAGGCAAGGTTGGCGAGGGTGACGGCGTCGTCGCGGTCGAGCAGGCGGAGAACTTCGCGGTAGTGATATTCGCCGATCAGGGCGCGGTTGGCCTCGGTCATCACGAGGCCCATGAGGTTATGGGCCTGGGCGTTGCGCGGGGCGATGCGGATGGCATTGCGGGCGTGGGTTTCGGCCTCCGCGAGGGCACCGCGGCCCAGCAGCATCAGGGTGAGTTCGTTGGTGGCCGCGAAATTGTTCGGGTTGATCGAGACCATGCGGCGCAGGAGGGTTTCGGCGGCGCTGATCCTGCCCTGCTGGCGGCGCAGGCGGTGGAGGGCGAACAGCGCGTCCTCGCGGCCGGGGGCGAGTTCGAGGGCGGCACAGAGGGCGATCTCGGCGGCGGCTGGATCGTTGTCGCGCAGGGCGGCTTCGGCCTGTTCGAGCAGCGGGACGACCGGGGCGGTGGCGTCCGGCGGGCTGAGCGTGGCGAGATCGAGGGCGCAGCAGCGCTGGCGGCGCAGGCCGGAACCGCAAGGGCAGGGAGCAGGGTCCACCCCGGTCAGTCGTTGGCGGGATAGCGCGCCATCAGCGCCTTCTGGTGGCGCCAGGCGCGCAGCAGGCGGAGCGCACCATAGCGCTTCACGCCCTTTGCCCGCATCGTGGCACCGATGCGGAAGGCCGCGCCGTAGTGGAAGAACTGGGTGCGATAGGCTTCGATGATGCTGGTCTCGGGATCCCAGATATGGGTGGCTTCGGAGCCCGCGCCGTTGACTTCGATGATGGTGAAACCTTCGCCGCGGCGCAGCGCGTTGGCCGAGGCGTAGCGCAGGTCGAACCGGCCGAAGTGGAAATCGGGGATGTCGCGGGCGATCGCGTCGATCCGCGCGGTCAGGGCCGGGGTGATCAGATGGCGGCCATCCTTGAAGGTCGAACCGCGGCAGTGATTGCCGACGAAGACGAGGCGGACCCGCTCGCCCGTGGCGGGAATACGGGCAGCATCGGTGCCGAGCTTTTCGAGCAGAAGCGTGGAGACGGCGTTCAGACGGTCATCGGCGGCGATCAGGTCACGGATGCGCGAGGTGCCGTCCCCCACCACGACCGGGGCGTATTTCAGGGTGATCGAGGTGATCGCGCCATGGGTAGCCCCGGGTTCGCGGATGTAGAAAATACCGGCTTCGCCTTCATCGGGCGCGAGGGCTTGGAGTTGCAGGCGGGTGGCACGGGGAAAGGCATCGAGATAGCGGGCGAGGGCATCGCTGGTTTCGATCAGGCGGACCCCGGTGCCATTGCAGCTCATGTCCGGCTTGGCGACCACGGGGTAGGTGAGGTTGGCCTGCGCCATGGCGGCTTCGGCCATGATCAGGTCGCCCCCGGGGTGGGCCTGGGTGGTGATGCCGGCATAGGGGGCGATCCAGCGCTGGGCCTCGGGGCCGGCGAGGTCGAGGATGTCGTTTTTCGATTCGCCGCAGATGCCGCCGGCCTCGATGCGTGGATTGGTCAGGGCCGGGAGGGTCAGGCTGCGGTGGCGGATGGCCTGGGCGATCCAGAACACGACCACCGGGGCGTAGAAGACGAAGCCGGGCCAGAACTCGAAAAACGAGACCGGGCGCGCCTTGCCGCGCGGCGTTGCGGCTCCTTCGAGCCTCGTGGCGGGCGAAACATCGCTCATCAGGCGTCCTTTCCGGCCTTGTCCATCTGCCAGCGGGCAGCGATCCGGCCTATCACTATGAGAAGTACCACGAACACCGCAAGCCCGACCCAGCGGTAGGGGCCGAGGTAGTGAAGCATCAGCATGCCGAGTTTCAGGCTGATGAAGAACAGCATGCTGGTCCAGGCAAGGGTGGCCAGGATGGCGGCGGCGGCGAAGGTCGCAAACGGCGCCTTGAGGAAGCCGAGGGTGGTGTAGGTGGGAAGACGCAGGCCGGGGACGAAGCGACTGACCAGCACCAGCGGAATCACCCTCTGACGGACCCAGTCCCGCCCGATATTGCGGCGCCGGGGGCCGACCAGACGCCGCGCCCAGCGCACCCGCCCCGAAATCCGGCCCAGACCGTAGAGACCGAGATCGCCCAGGACGATGCCGGTATAGAGCGAGCCGAGGGCGAGCGGCAGCGATACCGCGCCGGCGGCGACCTGCATCGCGGCCAGAAGGGTCGCGGCATCTTCGAGAATGAAGGTGCCGAGCACGATGGTCGTGATCTCGAGAGGCGGGCTGCCGGCGGCAGAGCTCAGGAGGGTGCTGAAATCGCTTAACCACATTGGTCCCTCACATAAGCGAAACCGCGCCGTTTACCAATGCGTATCGGTTCGGGGGCGTGCCGTGATCTGGTTGCGCTCGCGATAGCGTGCGATGGGACCGCGCATGAGCAGCCTGTTCCCCGCCCCCGTCATCCACGGTCTGGCCATTGCGATCTTTCTGCTGACCTATCTTGGCGTGGCGCTCGGACGGCTGCCGGGGCTGCGGCTCGACCGCACCGGGGTGGCCTTCGTGGGCGGGGTGCTGATGATCGGCTGCGGCGCGCTGACGCTGAAACAGGCCTATGCCGCGATCGATTTCGACACGATCGCCCTGCTGCTGGGGATGATGGTGCTGGCAGGCACATTGCGGCGGGCGGGATTTTTCCAGCTGGTCACGGCGGCGGCGCTCAAGCGGGCGCGCAGCCCGATCGCGCTGCTGGCGGCGGTGATCGGGGTATCGGGTGTGCTGTCGGCGGTGCTGGTGAACGATACGATCTGCGTGGTGCTGACGCCGCTGGTGCTGGAGATCGTGCTGGCGGCGGGGGTGGCTCCCCTGCCCTACCTGATCGCTCTGGCAGCGGCCTCGAATGTCGGATCGGTCGCGACGATCACCGGCAATCCGCAGAACATTATCATCGGCAGTGTATCGGGGCTGAGTTATGCGCGGTTCTCGGGGGCGCTGGTGCCGGTGGCGCTCGCGGGGCTGGTGGTGGTGTTCGGGGTGATCGCGCTGATGTGGCGCGGGCGGTTGAAGCAGGGGGATGCGCCCGAGGCGATGGGTCATCCGGCGACGGTGCATCGGGCGTTGATCGTCAAGGCGCTGCTGTTGCTGGGATTTTTCGTGGCGGCCTGTCTGCGCGGGATGATCCCGGCGGAGGCGGCTCTGATCGCCGCAGCGCTTATCCTGCTGACGCCCGGGATGAAGAGCGAAAGCCTGATTGCAGGGGTCGACTGGCCGTTGCTGCTGATGTTCGCCGGGTTGTTCGTGGTGGTCGCGGGAATGCAGCGGGCGGTGATCACCCCGGCAGTGGTGCAGCGGATCGCGGCAATGGACCCCGGACGGCCCTTCGTGCTGGTGCCGGTGACCGCGATTTTGGCGAATGTGGTGAGCAACGTGCCGGCGGTGCTGGTGTTGAAACCATTCGTCGCCGCGCTGTCCGATCCGCGCCGGGCCTGGTTGATCGTGGCGATGGCGGCGACCTTTGCGGGGAATTTCACGCTGCTCGGCTCGGTCGCCAACCTGATCGTGGCGGAACGGGCACGGGCAGGCGGTGTGGCGATCGGGTTCGGCGACTATTTGCGGGCGGGAATTCCGATCACGCTGATCAGCCTGATCCTCGGCACGGTCTGGCTGGTCTATGTCGCCTGATGCGCCTTACCCGCAGGTTGCGCACAGGGTTGTCCACAAGGGGCGCCGAATCGGCTTCGATACGGATGGTATGGCAAAAAACTATTTCCGATCAGTGGGTTGACTTGGGGTATTTATCTCACGACTCAGAGATGTCGCGCGATTGTCCCCATGGTTATCCACAACGCCGCGCTCGTAGAACGCGACTTCGAGCGCGGCGATCATGGCGGCGCGGTCGAGTCCTTGGGGCAAGGCGGGGAACAGCTTGATCCGGATGGTGCCGGGGCGCTTGCGGATGGCGTCACGCGCCCAGTAGCGGCCGGAATCGGTCGCGACCGGGATGACTTTCAGGCCGGTGGCTCGCGCGATGGCGACGATTCCGGGTTGCAGCGCCACCCGCTGGCCCGGAGCGACGCGGGTACCTTCGGGGAAGATGATGATCTGGCGGCCAGCGGCGGCGGCGGCGCGGCATTGTTCGATCAGGTCGCGCAGGGCGGCGGCACCCCCGGTGCGGTCGATCGCGATCTGACCGGCGGGAACCAGCAGGCGGCCGATGATCGGCATGCGCCGCAATTCCTGTTTCATGACATAGGCAGGCGCGTTGAGCCGGGTGAACCAGATCAGCGTGTCGAACGCCGACTGGTGCTGGGCGGCGAGGATGACCGCGCCCTGCGGCAGATGTTCGAGCCCTTCGATGCGGACCGAGATGCCGCAGAAGCCGCGCAGCGCGAAGAGGGCGAGCTTGGCCCAGGCCTGACCGAACGGCAGGAGGCGGGCGGGGGCGACGCGGTCGAGCACCAGGGCGATCATGCCGGCGGTGAGGGCGGAGACGATGATGAAGCCGTGGAACAGCAGCGAGCCGATCATGAACATCAGAGATGCGCCTCGATATGATGGGCGGCGAAACCGCCGAGGCCGAGGCGGACCAGCACGTATTTGGTGAATTCGGCGGCGAGCATGCGCAGCGAGCGCCAATGGTCGACATGGGCCATGGCGGGCGGGCGGACCGGCTCGGGGGTGAGGGTGACGCGGGGCATCTGGCGGCGGAGTTCGAGCAGGGCGCGCGGCATGTGGTAGTCGGCGGTGACGACGATGAGGCTGGTGATGTGGTGGCGTGCGGCCCAGCGGGCGGTTTCGCGGGCATTTCCTCGGGTGGTGGCGGCGCGATGGCCGATGCTGATATCGGCGGCCTTCGAGGTTGCGTCGATCCCGTCGCGCGGGGTGAAGTCGCCGAGATAGGTGCCGGCGCCGGCACCGGAGATCAGCAGGCGCGGCGCGGCCCCGGCCATGAGCAGTTCGAGCCCGGCCTTGACCCGGTCCGACCCGCCGGTGAGGACGACGATGCCGCCGGCATGAGGAAGCGGGAGCGGCGCACGCTCGCCCGCGATCATCGCGAGGAACCAACCGAAGCCGATCAGCCAGATCAGGATGGCGAACATGATCACTGCGACGAGGCGGCGCAGCCAGCGAAACCGGCGGCGCTGGCGCAGCGGCTTGAGGCCGCGACCGAGGCCCATCGCGGTCATGCCAGACGCTTGAGCCAGCCGCGTACCGTGATCTGGGCGGCAAGCCAGCCGATCAGGGCGGTGGCGATGGTGAACATGACCGGGATGGCCCAAAGCAGGCCCGGCAGGGCGCTCGCCAGGCCGTGCGGGCTGGCCGGCGCGCTGGCGATGAAGCTCGATGACAGCAGTGCGAGCCACGCCAGCACCGGCAGGGCGACCAGACCGCCGAGCAGGCCGCCGGTGGCGGCGAGGCGCATGGCACGCAAGGCGAACTGGTTGGCGATGTCGGAATCGAGCGCGCCGAGGCCGTGGATGATCTCGATCGCCTCGCGCCGCTGGGACAGGCCGGACCGCACCGCGACCGCGACGACCGAGGCGGCGACCAGGGTGACGATGAGCAGAACGGCGGCGGCGGAGGCGCGCAGGCTGGTGGTGAGGGCGGCGAGACGGTCGGCCCAGCGCGCGCCGGAATCGACCAGTGTGCCGGGAACGGCGGCATCGAGCCGGGTTTCGAGGATTTTTGCGTCCGGGGCGCCGGTATCGGCGCGGACCACGATGACGGCGGGAAGCGCGATCGGCAGCGACCCGTTGGCGGCGGTGTCGCCCAGCCAGGGTTTGA
This sequence is a window from Acidiphilium acidophilum. Protein-coding genes within it:
- a CDS encoding sulfotransferase; amino-acid sequence: MDPAPCPCGSGLRRQRCCALDLATLSPPDATAPVVPLLEQAEAALRDNDPAAAEIALCAALELAPGREDALFALHRLRRQQGRISAAETLLRRMVSINPNNFAATNELTLMLLGRGALAEAETHARNAIRIAPRNAQAHNLMGLVMTEANRALIGEYHYREVLRLLDRDDAVTLANLAWNLKTQGRIEEARLLYARSLDINPTVLQSVLGWARTEEADRKFPRALELVEQAEALAPGNQAVALTRATVLARQGETEAALARLSRLGEGNGLGPAELSEQGRLLDRLGRYPEAFAAYDAGKSRALELGARRYLDDAARDMAARLRGFFTERRLATLPRATTRTDTPQPIFIVGFPRSGTTLIEQTLSVHPRIAAGDELPFINDATHLAQRLFASPLTYPDALCELWMGDQREGLDLLRDHYLARVRQAGILREGARWFTDKMPLNETHLGLIHLMFPEAPIIHLLRHPLDVVLSVYSNHLTHGLFCAAELATTAKHYALIADLIAHYRANIPALRYHAVRYEDVVDHQEREIRALLGFIGEAFDPACLQFEKNQRYARTASYAQVTEKLYDRSRYRYRHYRSQLEPVLPLLAPIIERLGYTV
- a CDS encoding ATP-grasp domain-containing protein → MSDVSPATRLEGAATPRGKARPVSFFEFWPGFVFYAPVVVFWIAQAIRHRSLTLPALTNPRIEAGGICGESKNDILDLAGPEAQRWIAPYAGITTQAHPGGDLIMAEAAMAQANLTYPVVAKPDMSCNGTGVRLIETSDALARYLDAFPRATRLQLQALAPDEGEAGIFYIREPGATHGAITSITLKYAPVVVGDGTSRIRDLIAADDRLNAVSTLLLEKLGTDAARIPATGERVRLVFVGNHCRGSTFKDGRHLITPALTARIDAIARDIPDFHFGRFDLRYASANALRRGEGFTIIEVNGAGSEATHIWDPETSIIEAYRTQFFHYGAAFRIGATMRAKGVKRYGALRLLRAWRHQKALMARYPAND
- a CDS encoding lysophospholipid acyltransferase family protein translates to MFMIGSLLFHGFIIVSALTAGMIALVLDRVAPARLLPFGQAWAKLALFALRGFCGISVRIEGLEHLPQGAVILAAQHQSAFDTLIWFTRLNAPAYVMKQELRRMPIIGRLLVPAGQIAIDRTGGAAALRDLIEQCRAAAAAGRQIIIFPEGTRVAPGQRVALQPGIVAIARATGLKVIPVATDSGRYWARDAIRKRPGTIRIKLFPALPQGLDRAAMIAALEVAFYERGVVDNHGDNRATSLSREINTPSQPTDRK
- a CDS encoding DedA family protein, translating into MWLSDFSTLLSSAAGSPPLEITTIVLGTFILEDAATLLAAMQVAAGAVSLPLALGSLYTGIVLGDLGLYGLGRISGRVRWARRLVGPRRRNIGRDWVRQRVIPLVLVSRFVPGLRLPTYTTLGFLKAPFATFAAAAILATLAWTSMLFFISLKLGMLMLHYLGPYRWVGLAVFVVLLIVIGRIAARWQMDKAGKDA
- a CDS encoding anion transporter, encoding MSSLFPAPVIHGLAIAIFLLTYLGVALGRLPGLRLDRTGVAFVGGVLMIGCGALTLKQAYAAIDFDTIALLLGMMVLAGTLRRAGFFQLVTAAALKRARSPIALLAAVIGVSGVLSAVLVNDTICVVLTPLVLEIVLAAGVAPLPYLIALAAASNVGSVATITGNPQNIIIGSVSGLSYARFSGALVPVALAGLVVVFGVIALMWRGRLKQGDAPEAMGHPATVHRALIVKALLLLGFFVAACLRGMIPAEAALIAAALILLTPGMKSESLIAGVDWPLLLMFAGLFVVVAGMQRAVITPAVVQRIAAMDPGRPFVLVPVTAILANVVSNVPAVLVLKPFVAALSDPRRAWLIVAMAATFAGNFTLLGSVANLIVAERARAGGVAIGFGDYLRAGIPITLISLILGTVWLVYVA
- a CDS encoding YdcF family protein — translated: MTAMGLGRGLKPLRQRRRFRWLRRLVAVIMFAILIWLIGFGWFLAMIAGERAPLPLPHAGGIVVLTGGSDRVKAGLELLMAGAAPRLLISGAGAGTYLGDFTPRDGIDATSKAADISIGHRAATTRGNARETARWAARHHITSLIVVTADYHMPRALLELRRQMPRVTLTPEPVRPPAMAHVDHWRSLRMLAAEFTKYVLVRLGLGGFAAHHIEAHL
- a CDS encoding cell division protein FtsX, with translation MARRHATRADRIGLRAAMADRLMPFMVAAMSFLAALALAGSVAAGALATHWLSGAQGLVTVEVPNPTQPTAANAPLRQDAVMTLLQATKGLSDAHLLSKADLATLLKPWLGDTAANGSLPIALPAVIVVRADTGAPDAKILETRLDAAVPGTLVDSGARWADRLAALTTSLRASAAAVLLIVTLVAASVVAVAVRSGLSQRREAIEIIHGLGALDSDIANQFALRAMRLAATGGLLGGLVALPVLAWLALLSSSFIASAPASPHGLASALPGLLWAIPVMFTIATALIGWLAAQITVRGWLKRLA